The Blautia hydrogenotrophica DSM 10507 genome window below encodes:
- the feoB gene encoding ferrous iron transport protein B, with protein sequence MKRIIALAGNPNVGKSTVFNALTGMNQHTGNWPGKTVECAKGIYRQEDVTYQLVDLPGCYSLLAHSEEEEIARDFICFEHPQAVVAVCDATCLERNLNLVLQIMETTRQLVLCVNLLDEAKKKKVKVDLDLLSQELNIPVVGTAARQQKGLGDIFTGIALLKTGKYGKKEAVHYPLPLEHAIQKLLEPLQQTLGSQLNARWACIRLLEDYDNFTLTLKQKLEISLSEYPEIISLLTEVKKELETQGYTTEVIRDVIAESFIHRCETICKKAVTFEDVQYAKFDRKLDHLFTSKATGFPIMFLLLFLIFWLTISGANFPSSLLSSGLFWVEDRLVDFAISIQLPKAIYSPLIFGMYRVLAWVVSVMLPPMAIFFPLFTLLEDFGYLPRVAFNLDRCFKKCCACGKQALTMCMGFGCNAVGVTGCRIIDSPRERIIAILTNSLVPCNGRFPTILTILSLFIAGGATGLSASLLGAFCLALVILLGICMTLVASKVLSKTLLKGMPSSFTLELPPYRRPQIGKVIIRSVCDRTLFVLGRAILIAAPAGLLIWMTANITVGGTAVLNHCVNFLDPFARLLGLDGVILMAFLLGMPANEIVIPIMLMTYLAKGSLLEMEDLNLMRQLLVDNGWTWITAVSTVLFSLMHWPCGTTLMTIHKETQSLKWTFVSILVPTLMGMSLCFLFTACAHFLMGVL encoded by the coding sequence ATGAAAAGAATCATAGCGTTAGCTGGAAATCCCAATGTGGGAAAAAGTACAGTTTTCAACGCGCTCACCGGCATGAATCAGCACACAGGAAACTGGCCTGGAAAGACGGTGGAATGTGCTAAAGGAATCTACCGTCAGGAAGACGTTACCTATCAGCTTGTGGACCTTCCTGGCTGCTATTCCCTGCTGGCACACTCTGAGGAAGAAGAAATCGCCAGAGATTTTATCTGCTTTGAACATCCACAAGCCGTTGTCGCCGTTTGCGACGCAACCTGTCTGGAGAGGAATCTAAACCTAGTTCTGCAAATTATGGAAACTACCAGGCAGCTAGTGCTCTGTGTCAACCTGCTGGACGAGGCCAAAAAGAAAAAAGTAAAAGTAGACCTGGACCTGCTCTCGCAAGAGCTGAACATTCCCGTCGTCGGAACCGCGGCGCGGCAACAAAAAGGACTGGGAGATATTTTCACAGGCATCGCCTTGCTAAAAACCGGAAAATACGGAAAAAAAGAAGCGGTACACTATCCGCTCCCTCTGGAACATGCCATCCAAAAACTCCTAGAACCCCTTCAACAAACACTCGGCTCCCAATTAAACGCCCGCTGGGCCTGCATCCGTCTTTTAGAGGACTATGATAATTTTACACTTACTTTGAAACAAAAACTTGAGATTTCTCTGTCTGAGTATCCTGAGATCATCTCCCTTCTCACGGAAGTAAAAAAAGAGCTGGAAACACAGGGTTACACGACCGAGGTGATTCGGGATGTCATTGCTGAGAGTTTCATTCACCGCTGCGAGACCATCTGTAAAAAAGCAGTCACTTTTGAAGATGTACAGTATGCAAAGTTCGACCGGAAGCTAGACCACCTGTTCACCAGTAAAGCTACAGGATTTCCGATCATGTTTCTGCTGCTTTTTCTGATCTTTTGGCTCACCATCAGCGGAGCAAACTTTCCTTCTTCCCTTCTGTCATCCGGACTGTTCTGGGTCGAGGACCGGCTTGTAGATTTCGCAATTTCGATTCAGCTTCCCAAAGCCATCTACTCCCCGCTGATTTTTGGAATGTATCGGGTCCTAGCCTGGGTCGTCTCCGTGATGCTGCCCCCTATGGCAATCTTTTTTCCGCTTTTTACACTTCTAGAAGATTTCGGATACCTCCCCCGGGTAGCTTTTAATCTAGACCGCTGCTTCAAAAAATGCTGTGCCTGCGGAAAACAGGCCCTGACGATGTGTATGGGCTTTGGCTGCAACGCCGTGGGCGTCACTGGATGCAGAATCATAGATTCCCCCAGAGAGCGCATCATAGCCATCCTCACCAACAGCTTGGTACCCTGTAATGGCAGATTTCCCACAATCCTAACCATCCTCTCACTTTTCATAGCCGGCGGTGCCACAGGGCTATCTGCCTCACTCCTTGGGGCTTTCTGTCTGGCCTTAGTCATTCTCCTGGGAATCTGCATGACCTTAGTGGCATCTAAAGTGTTATCCAAAACTCTCCTAAAGGGAATGCCTTCTTCTTTTACGCTAGAACTGCCTCCATACAGACGGCCGCAGATTGGAAAAGTAATCATCCGCTCCGTTTGCGACCGTACTTTGTTTGTGCTTGGCAGAGCCATCCTCATAGCTGCCCCTGCCGGTCTGCTGATCTGGATGACGGCAAACATCACCGTCGGCGGCACCGCCGTCTTAAATCACTGTGTAAACTTTCTCGACCCCTTTGCCAGACTTTTGGGCCTGGACGGAGTAATTTTAATGGCTTTCCTCCTGGGAATGCCTGCCAACGAAATCGTGATTCCCATTATGTTGATGACCTACCTGGCAAAAGGAAGTCTGCTAGAGATGGAGGACCTGAACCTCATGCGCCAACTGCTCGTGGACAACGGCTGGACCTGGATTACCGCTGTAAGCACTGTGTTATTCTCGCTGATGCACTGGCCCTGTGGGACTACTCTTATGACCATCCACAAAGAGACACAGAGTCTGAAATGGACCTTCGTCTCCATCTTAGTACCCACA